The stretch of DNA GGGCCTCGGAAAAAATGCTTTCACCAAAAGCATGCACCGTGAAACAACTAAGAACGAAGGCTAGGATGATTAGTTGACGCCGCATAAGAGTATTCCTCCTGATTTTAAAGGGTAAAGAGATTGAATCGTATTGCTGTCGCTGCCGTGCGTTACAGGTCGTTTTTAATCGTCTGTTGTGCGGCTTCCAAGGTCTTGTTCAGCGTATCGTCGTTATGGGCGCTGCTGACGAAAGCGGCTTCAAACTGGGAAGGCGCGAAATATACGCCCCGATTCAGCATGCCGCGAAACCATTTTTTATACACTTCGGTATCCGATTCTTTGGCGCTTGTATAATCGTATACTTCGTTGTCGGTAAAGAAGGTGCACGCCATGGTACCGATGCGCCTTTGAAAGGCAGGGATTCCCGCTTGCTGCAGCAGATCGGCCAATCCAGTGCACAACATTTCCAAGTGTTTTGTCATGCCTTCAAAGATACCGGGTCTCGCCAAAATCTCCAAGCTCTTCAAGCCTGCGGTCATGGTCATGGGGTTGCCCGATAAGGTGCCCGCTTGATAGACCGGTCCTTGGGGAGCCAAAAGATCCATGACCGCTGCCGCGCCGCCATAAGCGCCGACAGGTAAGCCGCCGCCAATGACTTTGCCCAAGGTCGTGAGATCGGGCGTGATTCCAAAATGTTCCTGCGCGCCGCCTAAAGATACACGGAAGCCGGTCATCACTTCGTCAAAGATAAGCAGTGCGCCGGCAGCGGCAGTTAAATCGCGCAGCTTTTGTAAATAGCCGGGTTTCGGAATGACCACACCCA from Candidatus Hydrogenedentota bacterium encodes:
- the hemL gene encoding glutamate-1-semialdehyde 2,1-aminomutase — translated: MDHCLSEGLWREAQTVLPGGVNSPVRAFKSVGGNPFFVRSGKGALLTDEDGNTLIDYVLSWGPLAVGHAHPEVVDAVKEAAEKGFGYGIPTSLETSLAQRLIRHFPSMDRVRFVNSGTEATKSAIRLARGFTKRDLIVKMDGCYHGHGDNLLVRAGSGVATLGLPDSPGVPAATSAQTLVVPYNDEEAITTVFNHYGEEIACVIVEPVAGNMGVVIPKPGYLQKLRDLTAAAGALLIFDEVMTGFRVSLGGAQEHFGITPDLTTLGKVIGGGLPVGAYGGAAAVMDLLAPQGPVYQAGTLSGNPMTMTAGLKSLEILARPGIFEGMTKHLEMLCTGLADLLQQAGIPAFQRRIGTMACTFFTDNEVYDYTSAKESDTEVYKKWFRGMLNRGVYFAPSQFEAAFVSSAHNDDTLNKTLEAAQQTIKNDL